From Sphingomonas sp. OV641, one genomic window encodes:
- a CDS encoding BsuBI/PstI family type II restriction endonuclease, with the protein MMPLLTREEVHARLQVIFPDGAPNRAYLTRMLAASTVFVALYVDAIEGSGTYLGPKHVYRMTNEQAAQVDDASRAAYSAGVLRTGAHIEGRRWYQDNTREPIRDETLREGLVAIGAVTERTDLATTSSKPRYALKASFASLFNPALAGEALQARIAAWQAEALNKGALARLAIVRRGAGVSTDQVLVTFPNGETRRMKPGPSSEITKAVVEVFAPAFLTDPAVVFLSESGNKVVARDDELARSIGLAIQADKNLPDTILVDLGPAHPLLVFVEVVATDGPISDRRKEALEELITEAGFPAEHVAFVTAYLDRSAGPFKKTVDSLAWGSYAWFAAEPERLVLFSEAPGRIQAR; encoded by the coding sequence ATGATGCCGCTGCTCACCCGCGAGGAGGTTCATGCCCGGCTGCAGGTCATCTTCCCCGATGGCGCGCCCAATCGCGCTTATCTCACCCGCATGCTGGCGGCGAGCACGGTGTTTGTCGCCCTCTATGTGGACGCGATCGAGGGCAGCGGCACGTATCTCGGCCCCAAGCACGTCTACCGCATGACCAACGAGCAGGCGGCGCAGGTCGATGACGCGAGCCGTGCCGCCTACTCGGCCGGCGTGCTGCGCACCGGCGCCCACATCGAGGGGCGGCGCTGGTATCAGGACAACACCCGCGAGCCGATCCGCGACGAGACGCTGCGCGAGGGGTTGGTGGCGATCGGCGCCGTAACCGAGCGCACGGACCTTGCCACCACGTCGAGCAAGCCGCGCTATGCCTTGAAGGCGAGCTTCGCCTCCCTGTTCAACCCTGCGCTCGCCGGCGAGGCGCTGCAGGCCCGTATTGCGGCATGGCAGGCCGAAGCCTTGAACAAGGGCGCGCTGGCCCGTTTGGCGATCGTGCGCCGCGGTGCCGGTGTCAGCACCGACCAGGTGCTCGTCACCTTTCCGAATGGCGAGACGCGTCGGATGAAGCCCGGCCCCAGCTCGGAGATTACCAAGGCGGTGGTGGAGGTGTTCGCTCCCGCCTTCCTCACTGATCCGGCGGTGGTGTTCCTCAGCGAGAGCGGCAACAAGGTAGTGGCGCGTGACGACGAGCTAGCGCGCTCGATCGGGCTCGCCATACAGGCCGATAAGAACTTGCCCGACACAATCCTGGTCGACCTCGGACCAGCGCATCCCCTGCTTGTATTCGTCGAAGTGGTCGCGACAGATGGCCCGATCAGCGATCGTCGCAAGGAGGCGCTAGAGGAGCTGATCACCGAGGCAGGCTTCCCGGCCGAACACGTCGCGTTCGTCACCGCCTACCTCGATCGCAGCGCCGGGCCGTTCAAGAAGACGGTCGATAGCCTCGCTTGGGGCAGTTATGCCTGGTTCGCGGCTGAGCCGGAACGGCTAGTGCTGTTCAGCGAGGCACCAGGAAGGATCCAAGCGCGATGA